The following proteins are co-located in the Fusobacteria bacterium ZRK30 genome:
- a CDS encoding aminopeptidase: MRKKLEEYAELAIKTGVNVQKDQIVSINAPMHSLEFVRELSKIAYERGAREVVYNWSDDQLTLMKFQKANDKAFEEFPKWSADRLNDLADKGACFLNVISPDPELLKDVDAKRVANWSKVRSQAIKGYYEKVLSDKNAWSIVAVPCEAWATKVFPGVSTEEAMDKLMEMILDMCRVDGDAISNWDQHNKNLTEKVNILNEKKFTAFHYKSEGTDLMVGMSKKQLWKAGASTTTGGVVFNPNLPTEEVFSLPNKNKVDGTLASKLPLNYNGNIIDNFTLTFEKGKVVDFTAEKGYEVLEGLLNTDEGARYLGEIALVQVDSPISNTNTLFYNTLFDENASCHFAFGSAYKSCIEGAENMTKEELEIEGVNDSLVHVDFMVGSKDLSIDGIEENGIITPIFRDGNWAI, encoded by the coding sequence ATGAGAAAGAAATTAGAAGAATACGCAGAATTAGCAATAAAAACAGGAGTAAATGTACAGAAAGATCAAATAGTAAGTATAAATGCGCCAATGCATTCGTTAGAATTTGTAAGGGAATTAAGTAAAATAGCTTATGAAAGAGGAGCAAGAGAAGTAGTATACAACTGGTCTGATGATCAATTAACTCTAATGAAATTTCAAAAAGCAAATGATAAAGCTTTTGAAGAGTTTCCTAAATGGAGTGCAGATCGGTTAAATGATTTAGCTGATAAAGGAGCTTGTTTTTTGAATGTAATCTCTCCAGACCCGGAATTATTAAAAGATGTAGATGCTAAAAGGGTAGCAAACTGGTCAAAAGTGAGATCACAAGCTATAAAAGGGTACTATGAAAAAGTATTATCTGATAAAAACGCTTGGAGTATAGTTGCAGTACCTTGTGAAGCTTGGGCAACGAAGGTATTTCCTGGAGTTTCTACAGAAGAAGCTATGGATAAATTAATGGAAATGATACTAGATATGTGTAGAGTAGACGGAGATGCTATCTCTAACTGGGATCAACATAATAAGAACTTAACAGAAAAAGTAAATATTTTAAATGAAAAGAAATTTACAGCATTTCACTATAAATCAGAAGGAACTGACTTAATGGTGGGGATGTCAAAGAAGCAATTATGGAAAGCAGGAGCATCAACAACGACAGGCGGAGTAGTATTTAACCCTAACTTACCAACAGAAGAAGTATTCTCATTACCAAATAAAAATAAAGTAGATGGAACTTTAGCAAGTAAGCTGCCATTAAACTATAATGGAAATATAATCGATAACTTTACGTTAACTTTTGAAAAAGGAAAAGTAGTGGATTTTACAGCTGAAAAAGGATATGAAGTATTAGAAGGTTTATTAAATACAGATGAGGGAGCTAGATACTTAGGTGAAATTGCTTTAGTACAAGTAGATTCTCCTATTTCTAATACAAATACTTTATTCTATAACACTTTATTTGATGAAAATGCATCTTGTCACTTTGCATTTGGGTCAGCTTATAAGAGCTGTATAGAAGGTGCAGAAAATATGACTAAAGAAGAATTAGAAATTGAAGGAGTAAACGACAGTTTGGTACATGTAGACTTCATGGTAGGATCAAAGGACCTATCTATCGATGGAATTGAAGAGAATGGAATTATAACACCTATATTTAGAGATGGGAATTGGGCAATATAG
- a CDS encoding NUDIX hydrolase, producing the protein MKLSDLKFLKIELKDHPTRELKMEYINKPNAIGVLVLDEKEEKTLLVDQYRPGTNSHLLEIPAGIIEKGETAKSTLERELREETGYTMDDVEIIYESKEALASSPGYTTEKLYIYIVKLKNNEIKPLELELDETEDLITKWINLEEMEEITTDMKSLLTYYMYMNRNKK; encoded by the coding sequence ATGAAATTATCAGACTTAAAGTTTTTAAAAATAGAGCTAAAAGATCATCCTACCAGGGAATTGAAGATGGAATATATAAATAAGCCTAATGCCATAGGTGTATTAGTATTAGATGAAAAAGAAGAAAAAACTCTCCTAGTAGACCAATACAGACCTGGGACAAATTCTCACCTATTGGAAATACCGGCAGGGATAATAGAAAAAGGAGAAACTGCTAAATCAACCTTGGAAAGAGAGCTCAGGGAAGAAACAGGATATACAATGGATGATGTAGAAATAATATATGAATCTAAGGAAGCTTTGGCCTCATCACCGGGGTACACTACTGAAAAATTGTATATTTATATAGTTAAATTAAAAAATAACGAAATAAAACCGTTGGAATTAGAATTGGATGAAACTGAAGATCTCATAACTAAGTGGATAAACTTAGAAGAGATGGAAGAGATAACTACAGATATGAAGAGTTTATTGACTTACTATATGTATATGAACAGAAATAAAAAGTAA
- a CDS encoding MTH938/NDUFAF3 family protein: MVIESYLFGRMKVDGNIFDSDLIIFPEKVKSSWWRDQGHYLQLRDLGEILDYQPEVLVIGTGYSGRMDVADEVKKELEAAGIKYYIEKSSKAVEIFNKIDSKKKVGAFHLTC; encoded by the coding sequence ATGGTAATTGAAAGTTATTTGTTTGGAAGAATGAAAGTGGATGGTAATATTTTTGATTCAGATCTTATAATATTTCCAGAGAAGGTAAAATCGAGCTGGTGGAGGGATCAGGGGCACTATCTGCAACTTAGAGATTTAGGTGAAATCTTAGATTACCAGCCAGAGGTTTTGGTTATTGGAACAGGCTATTCAGGTCGTATGGATGTAGCAGATGAAGTAAAAAAAGAGTTGGAAGCAGCCGGAATAAAGTATTATATTGAAAAAAGCAGTAAGGCTGTAGAGATATTTAATAAGATTGATTCAAAAAAAAAGGTGGGTGCTTTTCATTTGACCTGTTAA
- a CDS encoding Mut7-C ubiquitin/RNAse domain-containing protein, translating into MGRINIKFYSSLNKLLKKGRRDKELSLELKLRQSVKDLIEAQGIPHTEVGMILIDSKREESSYILKDGQKIEVYPAFNDIEEAKFQNLINYPKKFILDVHLGRLAKYLRIFGIDTLYENYYSDEEIVKTALKEGRVILTRDRGILKRRVVKYGYLIKSNESKEQLREIFLNFDILPKIKPFLRCISCNGILEKADKEEIIEELEPLTRKYYNEFFRCTICKKIYWKGGHRERMEEFANDFLKQFLYSLRDYKKNELLDKYNKGDLWKN; encoded by the coding sequence ATGGGCAGAATAAATATTAAATTTTATAGTTCTTTAAATAAGCTGTTAAAAAAAGGACGAAGGGATAAAGAATTATCTTTGGAGTTAAAGCTGAGGCAGAGTGTAAAAGATCTCATCGAGGCACAGGGAATACCGCATACTGAGGTTGGGATGATACTAATAGATAGTAAGAGGGAGGAATCTTCGTATATATTAAAAGATGGTCAGAAGATTGAAGTATATCCTGCATTCAATGATATAGAAGAAGCAAAGTTTCAAAATTTGATAAATTATCCTAAAAAATTTATTCTGGATGTACATCTTGGAAGGCTGGCTAAATATTTGAGAATTTTTGGTATAGATACCCTGTATGAGAATTATTATTCCGATGAAGAAATTGTGAAAACAGCCTTGAAAGAGGGAAGGGTGATTCTCACAAGGGATAGAGGTATATTAAAAAGAAGAGTAGTGAAATATGGTTATTTAATTAAATCAAATGAATCGAAGGAGCAGTTAAGGGAAATATTTTTAAATTTTGATATTTTGCCAAAGATTAAACCTTTTTTGAGGTGTATCAGTTGTAACGGTATATTGGAAAAGGCAGACAAGGAAGAGATAATAGAAGAGCTTGAGCCTCTTACAAGAAAATATTACAATGAATTTTTCAGGTGTACTATATGTAAAAAAATTTATTGGAAGGGTGGGCACAGGGAAAGGATGGAGGAGTTTGCAAATGATTTTTTAAAACAATTTCTTTATTCTTTAAGAGATTATAAAAAAAATGAGTTGTTGGATAAATATAATAAGGGGGATCTATGGAAAAATTAA
- a CDS encoding NAD(P)H-dependent oxidoreductase subunit E, with product MEKLKKEAMKRSLKKLIHKYSLEKSSILPILNELQDEYGEVGEGIMEELAHSLGIHPTEVEGVYSFYSFLNKKNGKHTIRLCQTISCDLKGKKRLEKQLINELGIGFGETTQDGLFSLEYCNCLGMCDRGPVLMVDKKLISKVKPSDIPSIINACKNNNLDEKFEDTIISNVQIEGPLLKGKFKDGEVLEKVVKKSSDDLLGEIEAANLRGRGGAGFPTFFKWKLAYKQEKKPKYIVCNADEGEPGTFKDRYILHKHCGKVIEGMTIGAHIIKAERGFIYLRGEYFYLKEIIEKTIEDRRKNRLLGKGILGIEGFDFDIEIRMGAGAYICGEETALIESLEGMRGEPRNRPPYPVDTGFYDKPTIVNNVETFLDINLIFKNGVEFFKKYGTSKSTGTKFFSVSGDCEDEGIYELPFGITIEKLIERVGAKNIKAVQVGGAAGQCVKVGDFENRIAFEAVPTGGSIILFNEDRDMLEVAQNFMDFFVDESCGQCTPCREGNRKLSNGLKLLKEGKCSIAYLEELMDLAETIKISSKCGLGQSSPNAFISIIENFKDEILGRLPKEENDE from the coding sequence ATGGAAAAATTAAAAAAAGAAGCGATGAAAAGATCATTGAAAAAATTGATACACAAATATTCTTTGGAAAAATCATCAATACTTCCAATACTAAATGAATTACAGGATGAATATGGAGAGGTAGGAGAAGGTATTATGGAGGAGTTGGCTCACAGTTTAGGAATCCATCCTACAGAAGTAGAGGGAGTTTATTCTTTTTATAGTTTTTTAAATAAAAAAAATGGTAAGCACACAATTCGGTTATGCCAAACAATTTCATGTGATTTAAAGGGAAAAAAAAGACTGGAAAAACAACTTATAAATGAACTGGGGATAGGTTTTGGAGAGACTACTCAGGATGGTTTATTTTCTCTGGAATATTGCAATTGTTTAGGAATGTGTGATAGGGGACCGGTTTTGATGGTGGATAAAAAATTGATCTCAAAAGTAAAACCCTCAGATATCCCTTCAATAATAAATGCATGTAAAAATAATAATTTAGATGAAAAATTTGAAGATACGATAATTTCAAATGTTCAGATAGAGGGACCTCTGCTTAAAGGGAAATTTAAAGATGGTGAAGTGCTTGAAAAAGTGGTGAAAAAATCATCTGATGACTTATTAGGAGAGATAGAGGCAGCTAACCTAAGGGGAAGAGGTGGAGCAGGATTTCCTACCTTTTTTAAATGGAAGTTAGCTTATAAACAGGAGAAAAAACCTAAATATATAGTTTGTAATGCAGATGAAGGGGAGCCGGGAACGTTTAAAGACAGGTATATCCTGCACAAACATTGCGGTAAGGTAATAGAGGGGATGACTATAGGTGCTCATATAATAAAAGCCGAAAGGGGATTTATATATCTCAGGGGAGAATATTTTTATCTGAAAGAGATAATAGAAAAAACTATAGAAGACAGGAGAAAAAATAGATTATTGGGAAAGGGTATATTGGGGATAGAAGGATTTGATTTTGATATTGAGATAAGGATGGGAGCAGGTGCCTACATATGTGGTGAGGAAACCGCTTTAATTGAATCATTGGAAGGGATGAGAGGGGAGCCTAGAAATAGACCGCCCTATCCGGTAGATACAGGCTTTTATGATAAACCTACCATAGTGAATAATGTGGAAACTTTTTTAGATATAAATTTAATCTTTAAAAATGGTGTAGAATTTTTTAAGAAATATGGGACTTCTAAATCTACAGGAACTAAATTTTTTAGTGTTTCTGGGGATTGTGAAGATGAAGGAATATATGAACTTCCCTTTGGGATAACTATAGAAAAATTAATAGAAAGGGTAGGGGCTAAAAATATAAAGGCGGTACAAGTAGGAGGAGCGGCAGGGCAATGTGTTAAGGTAGGAGATTTTGAAAATAGGATAGCTTTTGAAGCGGTACCTACAGGAGGTTCAATTATCTTATTTAACGAAGACAGGGATATGCTGGAAGTTGCCCAAAATTTTATGGATTTTTTTGTAGATGAAAGTTGTGGACAATGCACCCCCTGCCGGGAGGGAAATAGAAAATTATCTAATGGATTGAAGCTTTTAAAGGAAGGAAAGTGTTCTATTGCATATTTGGAGGAGTTGATGGATCTGGCTGAAACTATAAAAATTTCTTCCAAGTGCGGATTGGGGCAGTCCAGTCCCAATGCATTTATATCTATCATAGAAAATTTTAAAGATGAGATCTTAGGAAGGTTACCAAAGGAGGAAAACGATGAGTGA
- a CDS encoding [FeFe] hydrogenase, group A: MSECRASKAEKIRLACENKDKACETKLIDIVIDGRERTVKKGTTILGVARSLGIKIPTLCYHEDLCIAGICRICLVEVVGMETLQASCSYSIEREIEVKTHSHKIRKARRHILDLMLANHVGECYSCIRNGNCELQDLAEDYGITKYPFGHPNKTVKPVDCSSMSIVRDMDKCILCRRCVRSCVDLQEVGVFGVKGRGDRCYISTFGDRNMEDVICINCGQCVNRCPTGALHEKDQTEEVWKALEDKNKHVVIQTAPAPRAGIGELFGLAPGKSLTLEINTGLKYCGFDRVFDTCFSADLTIIEEGLELLLRLKKNLMEGGNEALPQFTSCSPGWVKYLEHFNPKYIENLSTAKSPQQMFGSIIKTYYCEKNNIDPKDVVTVALMPCTAKKFEASREEMCDSGYRDIDYGLTTRELGKMFKEVGLDLPNLEKSEFDDPFGGISGSGVIFGATGGVMESAIRTIYELVTGKEIESVFAAGEIKVVRGFEKVKYAELTIDKVGEVPGLLKPYFDSFDFLKGVTLKIAVCHGTANAKMVIENIESGGEFSGCHFIEFMACPGGCLGGGGQPIPTNEEVRKARAQAIYGEDKKSTIKKSYKNPAVIELYENFLKDGPGGHSAHKLLHTEYIARGKKLT; the protein is encoded by the coding sequence ATGAGTGAATGTAGGGCAAGCAAGGCAGAAAAAATAAGGCTGGCCTGTGAAAATAAGGATAAGGCCTGTGAGACAAAACTAATAGATATAGTTATAGATGGAAGGGAACGGACAGTAAAAAAGGGAACAACTATCTTGGGGGTAGCTAGATCTTTGGGGATAAAGATACCTACTCTATGTTATCATGAGGACCTCTGTATTGCGGGGATCTGTCGGATTTGTCTGGTAGAAGTGGTAGGGATGGAAACTCTGCAGGCATCTTGCTCTTACTCTATAGAAAGGGAGATAGAGGTGAAAACACACAGTCATAAGATCAGAAAAGCCAGAAGGCATATACTGGATCTTATGCTGGCTAATCATGTGGGGGAATGTTATTCCTGTATAAGAAACGGAAATTGCGAGCTGCAGGACTTGGCAGAAGATTACGGGATCACTAAATATCCCTTTGGACACCCGAATAAGACGGTAAAACCAGTGGACTGCAGTAGTATGTCTATAGTGAGAGATATGGATAAATGTATCCTTTGCAGAAGATGTGTGAGGAGTTGTGTGGATCTACAGGAGGTAGGAGTTTTTGGAGTGAAGGGACGAGGAGACCGGTGTTATATCTCAACCTTTGGAGATAGAAATATGGAGGATGTTATCTGTATTAACTGTGGGCAATGTGTGAATAGATGTCCTACCGGTGCCTTACACGAAAAAGATCAAACTGAGGAAGTGTGGAAGGCATTGGAAGATAAAAATAAACATGTGGTTATTCAGACAGCTCCGGCACCTAGAGCAGGAATAGGGGAGTTATTTGGATTAGCCCCTGGTAAAAGTCTGACTTTAGAGATAAATACAGGATTAAAATACTGCGGATTTGACAGGGTATTCGATACTTGCTTCAGTGCTGATTTGACCATTATAGAGGAGGGATTAGAACTTCTTTTGAGACTGAAAAAAAATTTAATGGAGGGTGGGAATGAAGCTTTACCCCAGTTTACATCGTGTTCTCCAGGGTGGGTAAAATATTTGGAGCATTTCAATCCCAAATATATAGAGAATCTATCCACTGCCAAGAGTCCCCAGCAGATGTTTGGAAGTATTATAAAAACTTATTATTGTGAAAAAAACAATATCGATCCAAAAGATGTAGTGACAGTAGCTCTAATGCCGTGTACAGCTAAAAAGTTTGAAGCAAGCAGAGAAGAGATGTGTGATTCGGGTTACAGGGACATAGATTATGGTTTGACAACCAGGGAACTAGGGAAGATGTTTAAGGAAGTAGGATTAGATCTGCCTAACTTAGAAAAATCTGAATTTGATGATCCCTTTGGTGGTATCAGTGGTTCTGGAGTTATTTTTGGAGCTACAGGTGGAGTTATGGAGTCAGCTATACGGACAATCTATGAATTAGTTACAGGAAAAGAGATAGAGTCGGTATTTGCAGCAGGAGAGATAAAGGTAGTAAGAGGGTTTGAAAAAGTAAAATATGCTGAATTGACTATTGATAAGGTAGGGGAAGTTCCGGGACTTTTAAAACCATATTTTGATAGTTTTGATTTTTTAAAGGGTGTTACATTGAAGATAGCTGTATGCCATGGGACTGCCAATGCTAAGATGGTCATAGAAAATATTGAATCTGGCGGAGAGTTCAGCGGGTGTCACTTTATAGAATTTATGGCCTGTCCTGGAGGATGTTTAGGAGGAGGAGGTCAGCCGATTCCTACAAATGAGGAGGTAAGAAAGGCTAGGGCTCAGGCAATTTATGGAGAAGATAAAAAATCTACCATAAAAAAATCCTATAAAAACCCGGCAGTTATAGAGTTATATGAAAATTTTCTAAAAGATGGTCCTGGAGGGCATAGTGCTCATAAACTTCTACACACTGAATATATTGCAAGGGGAAAGAAGTTAACTTAA
- a CDS encoding DUF1576 domain-containing protein, whose product MDEFSCGRLQKAKKLTFALALAILTVFTYFVFIDKTNIIIGLKNIVTSPSTLITDFLVIGGLGATFLNAFSLFIFNFILVKSFRLKISGLVLAAFFTVFGFSFFGKNIFNVLPIYLGGIMYAKFEHLDFKTVLPTIMFTSALAPFISAMAFSSGTFEEAYLLAMILGIVIGFIATPLAKKMISFHEGFNLYNLGFTGGLLGAVITSILKAYDFDIEPQKLISIKYHLVLLITCSMVFLLMILVGFYINKNSFKGYKELLKCDGLKSDFTEKYGYGLSFINMGINGFISIAFILLVGETLSGPLLAGILTIVGFSAFGKHPLNITPILFGVWLAGVTTEVDKFVLVLSALFGTAMAPISGVYGPLWGIAAGWLHMSVVRNIGVVHGGLNLYNNGFSAGIVAGVLLPIIRTFTDRRNKFKDKYFLKRQELYKNLYSEEDLD is encoded by the coding sequence ATGGATGAATTTAGCTGTGGAAGGCTGCAGAAAGCTAAAAAATTAACCTTTGCATTGGCTCTTGCCATTCTTACGGTTTTTACTTATTTTGTTTTTATTGATAAAACAAATATCATTATCGGATTAAAGAATATAGTTACATCTCCCTCTACCCTGATAACAGATTTCTTGGTTATCGGAGGATTAGGAGCTACATTTTTAAATGCATTCAGTTTATTTATTTTCAATTTTATCCTGGTTAAAAGTTTCAGACTAAAGATCAGCGGTTTAGTTCTGGCTGCTTTTTTTACTGTCTTTGGATTCTCATTCTTTGGAAAAAATATATTTAATGTCCTGCCAATCTATCTAGGTGGAATCATGTATGCAAAATTTGAGCACTTAGACTTCAAAACAGTTTTACCTACAATTATGTTTACCAGTGCATTGGCGCCATTTATCAGTGCCATGGCATTTAGTTCAGGTACATTTGAAGAAGCCTATCTCTTAGCTATGATCTTAGGTATAGTTATAGGGTTTATCGCCACTCCCCTAGCCAAAAAAATGATCTCATTTCATGAGGGATTCAACCTTTATAATTTAGGGTTTACCGGTGGACTTTTAGGAGCTGTTATCACCTCTATCCTTAAGGCTTATGATTTTGATATAGAGCCCCAAAAATTAATTTCAATTAAATATCACCTGGTGCTTTTAATCACTTGTTCCATGGTATTTTTACTTATGATCTTAGTAGGATTCTATATCAATAAAAATAGTTTCAAAGGCTACAAAGAACTATTAAAATGTGATGGTTTAAAATCTGATTTCACAGAAAAATACGGATATGGACTTTCATTTATCAATATGGGGATCAACGGGTTTATCTCTATTGCCTTTATCCTCCTTGTAGGAGAAACTCTGAGTGGACCACTCTTAGCAGGAATCTTAACGATCGTTGGTTTTTCAGCTTTTGGAAAACATCCCTTAAATATCACACCTATCCTTTTCGGAGTTTGGTTAGCTGGTGTAACCACTGAAGTGGATAAATTTGTTTTAGTTCTTTCAGCCCTGTTTGGTACTGCCATGGCTCCAATTTCAGGGGTCTATGGCCCTCTTTGGGGTATAGCTGCAGGATGGCTGCATATGTCAGTAGTTAGAAATATAGGTGTTGTCCATGGTGGATTAAATCTATATAACAATGGTTTTTCTGCTGGTATAGTAGCAGGTGTTTTACTACCTATCATCCGTACTTTTACAGATAGAAGAAATAAATTTAAGGATAAATATTTCTTAAAACGTCAAGAACTCTATAAAAATTTATATTCAGAAGAAGATTTAGATTGA
- a CDS encoding GIY-YIG nuclease family protein, whose translation MYYVYMLGCGDGSVYTGITNDVEKRMEAHKNGEGAKYTRGRGPFELFSLWETKTKSQACRVEYFIKKHTKKKKILFYTDREYLAKLVYEEKGIEIKKLSGWE comes from the coding sequence ATGTATTATGTATATATGCTGGGATGTGGAGATGGAAGTGTCTATACGGGCATAACCAATGATGTAGAGAAAAGGATGGAGGCTCACAAGAATGGAGAAGGAGCTAAATATACCAGGGGAAGGGGACCATTTGAACTCTTCTCTCTGTGGGAGACAAAAACAAAATCCCAGGCCTGCAGGGTAGAATATTTTATAAAAAAGCACACGAAAAAGAAAAAGATATTATTCTATACAGACAGGGAGTATTTGGCTAAATTGGTATATGAGGAGAAGGGGATAGAGATAAAAAAGTTATCAGGATGGGAATAA
- a CDS encoding amino acid ABC transporter ATP-binding protein: MEINISNLNKKYGDQVVLNNLELDIKGVHSLVIIGPSGGGKSTLLRILAGLEIPEEGEITINNKNLLFKEAELHNYRKTIGMVFQAFNLFPHLSAINNITLPLEKVHKIKKNEANLRARTLLDRFQLGEHGHKYPSQLSGGQQQRVAIARAVALDSQFLLLDEPTSALDPALTSEVLDSILELKKEKKDLILVTHEMGFAKNVADYILFIDGGKVVEAGEADSMFSNPQTPELKEFLGKTLKY; encoded by the coding sequence ATGGAGATTAATATATCAAATTTAAATAAAAAATACGGTGACCAGGTTGTTCTAAATAATTTAGAGCTGGATATAAAGGGAGTTCATTCCCTGGTTATTATCGGCCCTTCCGGGGGAGGGAAATCTACCCTCCTGCGAATATTAGCAGGGTTAGAAATCCCAGAAGAAGGGGAGATCACCATAAATAACAAAAATCTCTTATTTAAAGAGGCTGAGCTCCACAACTATAGAAAAACCATAGGAATGGTGTTTCAGGCATTTAATCTTTTTCCCCACCTGTCAGCGATAAATAACATCACACTGCCTTTGGAAAAAGTCCATAAGATCAAAAAAAATGAAGCAAATCTAAGAGCCAGAACTCTATTGGACAGATTTCAATTGGGAGAGCACGGTCATAAGTATCCATCACAGCTATCAGGGGGACAGCAACAAAGGGTAGCAATAGCCCGGGCTGTTGCTCTAGATTCTCAATTTTTACTCCTGGATGAGCCTACTTCAGCACTAGACCCAGCTCTGACCTCTGAGGTCTTAGACAGCATCTTAGAGTTAAAAAAAGAGAAAAAAGATCTAATACTGGTTACCCACGAGATGGGCTTTGCCAAAAATGTAGCAGATTATATCCTCTTTATCGATGGAGGTAAGGTTGTAGAAGCCGGGGAAGCTGATTCTATGTTTAGTAATCCCCAGACACCGGAATTAAAAGAATTTTTAGGAAAAACGTTAAAATATTAA
- a CDS encoding amino acid ABC transporter permease, giving the protein MKIKDLFYAKDDKFDITLSAKIVNTTFILLIGIIFWNYAFSRLNYESQGLSVFLEFKYKFIFGFFITIMISIFSLICSLIIGSLLAMGQKSRFLPLHYFTKIFIEIIRGTPLIVQVYLFFYVVGTALNINNRYIMGVLIMATFSGAYVAEIIRGGIDSIDKTQIESAKALGFTNFQKYRYIILPQVIKRVMPPLAGQFASLIKDSSLLSIIAVNEFTKNVQEVDSITFTPIENYAVLALGYILLTYPISHLSKKLEKRFSYGD; this is encoded by the coding sequence ATGAAAATTAAAGATTTATTCTATGCCAAAGATGATAAATTCGATATAACTTTGTCAGCAAAAATAGTTAATACTACATTCATCTTACTCATAGGAATTATATTTTGGAACTATGCTTTCAGCAGATTAAACTATGAATCTCAGGGACTTTCAGTTTTTTTAGAATTTAAATATAAATTTATTTTTGGTTTTTTCATAACCATTATGATATCTATTTTTTCTTTAATTTGCAGTCTAATCATCGGCAGCCTTTTAGCTATGGGTCAAAAAAGCAGATTTTTGCCCCTTCATTATTTTACTAAGATCTTCATCGAGATAATCAGAGGAACCCCTCTTATTGTCCAAGTTTATCTGTTTTTCTATGTCGTTGGAACGGCCTTGAACATAAACAACCGTTATATTATGGGGGTCCTCATTATGGCTACCTTTTCCGGTGCATATGTTGCAGAAATTATCAGAGGCGGAATAGACAGTATCGACAAAACACAGATTGAATCCGCCAAAGCTTTGGGGTTTACCAATTTTCAAAAATATAGATATATCATCCTGCCACAGGTTATAAAGAGGGTTATGCCTCCCCTTGCAGGACAGTTTGCGTCCCTTATTAAGGATTCATCACTTCTATCTATAATTGCAGTAAATGAATTTACAAAAAATGTCCAAGAAGTGGATTCCATTACATTTACTCCCATTGAAAATTATGCAGTATTAGCTCTAGGATATATCTTATTGACATATCCTATCTCCCACCTGTCAAAAAAATTAGAAAAGAGGTTTTCATATGGAGATTAA
- a CDS encoding transporter substrate-binding domain-containing protein produces the protein MKKIIFLFLIIFSVITFGQKPLVVGMELAYPPFETTDKYGNPSGFSVDMATDLGEYLGREVVIENMAYGGLIPALRTEKIDIILSSMSITDRRKRSINFSIPYAKSNLAILANQNSGIKDPMDLNKKGKKVAVKKGTTGHVVAMKTFPKADILVFEKETACILEVTQGKVDAFIYDPLTILKNWKKNKSTTEPILKPFEETPQYWAIAYSKNNNELGEKINKFIKSYKKDGSLDRLADKYLAEPKEEFEKRDIPFFL, from the coding sequence ATGAAAAAAATTATATTTTTATTTTTAATTATCTTTAGCGTTATTACTTTTGGACAGAAGCCTTTAGTGGTAGGAATGGAACTGGCTTATCCTCCATTTGAAACTACCGATAAATATGGAAATCCAAGTGGTTTTAGTGTAGACATGGCCACAGATTTAGGAGAATATCTAGGCAGAGAAGTTGTCATCGAGAATATGGCATATGGAGGTCTTATCCCTGCACTTAGAACTGAAAAAATTGATATCATCTTATCATCTATGAGTATCACAGATAGGAGAAAGAGATCCATCAATTTTTCCATTCCCTATGCAAAATCAAATCTTGCAATTTTAGCCAACCAAAACAGCGGGATAAAGGATCCTATGGATCTGAATAAAAAAGGCAAGAAAGTAGCAGTAAAGAAAGGAACTACAGGTCATGTAGTAGCAATGAAGACCTTTCCTAAAGCCGATATCTTAGTCTTTGAAAAGGAAACTGCCTGCATCTTAGAAGTTACCCAGGGAAAGGTGGATGCTTTTATATATGATCCACTGACAATTTTAAAAAATTGGAAAAAAAATAAAAGCACTACTGAACCTATCTTAAAACCCTTTGAAGAAACTCCTCAATATTGGGCTATTGCATACAGTAAAAATAACAACGAATTAGGAGAAAAAATAAATAAATTTATAAAGAGTTATAAAAAAGATGGAAGTTTAGATAGATTAGCTGACAAATATCTTGCTGAACCTAAAGAGGAATTTGAAAAAAGAGATATACCTTTTTTCCTATAA